In Streptomyces violaceusniger Tu 4113, one DNA window encodes the following:
- a CDS encoding GAF domain-containing protein, translated as MVNPWLAMASGTDPAERTRAVRRAHEAFLTEGSVSPSVRPVVAESWRRSADARVAQERNAPIDLTDDALDTYRADHPLARVMPLFRELLGTIAHDGAHLLAVCDEQGRMLWVEGHAGVRNQAERMNFVAGARWDESHAGTNAPGTALTVDHAVQIFATEHFNRSVQPWTCAAAPIHDPHTGRLLGAVDITGGDHLAAPHSLALVQATARAAEAHLAAGEPRARGPRISLMALGRDEALLVVDGRRLRLGRRHSEIMVLLAGHPEGLSGDRLTLELYGPRADDRSPVTLRAELSRLRRLVGPLLGSRPYRLCASVSTDLADAAEALASGDAYTALRAYPGPLLPLSEAPGVCRMRRVLEDGLRRTVLSHGDPELLRRWAQTPWGEDDLEVAEALLTALPAHAPGRAVPAARVRRLRELYGLAGVAQHGDGAHHGDGTPHGDGTHHEVGSRRGDHAERQGGGHRDATSPQRGRG; from the coding sequence ATGGTCAATCCCTGGCTGGCGATGGCGTCCGGCACCGACCCCGCCGAGCGCACCCGTGCCGTGCGCCGCGCCCATGAGGCATTTCTGACCGAGGGGTCGGTGAGCCCGTCCGTGCGGCCGGTGGTGGCGGAGTCCTGGCGGCGCTCGGCCGACGCGCGGGTCGCCCAGGAGCGCAACGCGCCGATCGACCTGACGGACGACGCGCTGGACACCTACCGAGCGGACCATCCGCTGGCCCGGGTGATGCCGCTGTTCCGGGAGCTGCTGGGCACCATCGCGCACGACGGCGCCCATCTGCTCGCGGTCTGCGACGAACAGGGCCGGATGCTGTGGGTGGAGGGGCACGCGGGCGTACGGAACCAGGCCGAGCGGATGAACTTCGTGGCCGGGGCGCGCTGGGACGAGAGCCATGCGGGCACCAACGCGCCCGGGACGGCGCTCACCGTCGACCACGCGGTGCAGATCTTCGCCACCGAGCACTTCAACCGCAGTGTGCAGCCGTGGACCTGCGCCGCCGCCCCCATCCACGATCCGCACACCGGACGGCTGCTGGGCGCGGTGGACATCACCGGCGGGGACCATCTGGCCGCCCCGCACAGTCTGGCCCTGGTCCAGGCGACCGCCCGCGCCGCCGAGGCCCATCTTGCCGCCGGAGAGCCGCGGGCGCGCGGGCCGCGGATCAGTCTGATGGCGCTGGGCCGGGACGAGGCACTGCTGGTCGTCGACGGGCGGCGGCTGCGGCTCGGGCGGCGGCACAGCGAGATCATGGTGCTGCTGGCGGGCCATCCGGAGGGGCTGTCCGGCGACCGGCTGACGCTGGAGCTGTACGGGCCCCGGGCCGACGACCGCTCCCCGGTGACGCTGCGGGCCGAGCTGTCGCGGCTGCGCCGCCTGGTGGGCCCGCTGCTGGGCTCGCGCCCGTACCGGCTCTGCGCGTCCGTGAGCACCGATCTGGCCGACGCCGCCGAGGCGTTGGCCTCCGGCGACGCGTATACGGCGCTGCGGGCGTATCCGGGGCCGCTGCTGCCGCTGTCAGAGGCGCCGGGGGTGTGCCGGATGCGCCGGGTGCTGGAGGACGGGCTGCGGCGCACCGTACTGTCCCACGGCGATCCGGAGCTGCTGCGGCGCTGGGCGCAGACGCCGTGGGGCGAGGACGATCTGGAGGTCGCGGAGGCGCTGCTGACCGCGCTTCCGGCGCATGCGCCGGGGCGGGCGGTTCCGGCGGCGCGGGTCCGGCGGCTGCGGGAGCTGTACGGACTGGCGGGCGTTGCCCAACACGGAGACGGCGCCCACCACGGAGACGGCACCCCCCACGGAGACGGCACCCACCACGAGGTCGGCTCCCGACGCGGAGACCACGCCGAACGGCAAGGAGGCGGCCACCGGGACGCAACGTCCCCGCAACGTGGCCGCGGCTAG
- a CDS encoding glycoside hydrolase family 18 protein, whose product MLRPGRLSAALAALCTAVLTATLLAGSAAAGEPQSAGIAKTTPKAAPKAAEAPATKAAGGKVVGYFTEWGIYQRNYHVKNVETSGSAAKLTHINYAFGNVTGGKCAIGDAYADYDKAYDAASSVDGQADTWDAGALRGNFNQLRKLKKLHPGLKVLWSFGGWTWSSGFTEAAKNPAAFAQSCYDLVEDPRWADVFDGIDIDWEYPNACGLSCDTSGKDAFKNLMAAMRAKFGSSNLVTAAITADASSGGKIEAADYAGAASYVDWYNPMTYDFFGAWAAQGPTAPHSPLNSYNGIPQQGFDTDAAITKLKGAGIPASKLLLGIGFYGRGWTGVTQDAPGGTATGAAPGTYEAGIEDYKVLKNSCPATGTVAGTAYAHCGNQWWSYDTPATIAGKMNYKQQQGLGGTFFWELSGDTTNGELIKSIS is encoded by the coding sequence ATGCTCAGACCAGGCAGACTGTCGGCCGCGCTCGCGGCGCTCTGTACGGCGGTCCTGACCGCCACTCTGCTCGCGGGCTCGGCCGCGGCCGGTGAACCCCAAAGCGCCGGCATAGCCAAGACCACGCCCAAGGCCGCGCCCAAGGCCGCCGAGGCCCCCGCCACGAAGGCCGCCGGTGGCAAGGTCGTCGGCTACTTCACCGAATGGGGCATCTACCAGCGCAACTACCACGTCAAGAACGTCGAGACCTCGGGCTCGGCCGCCAAGCTCACCCACATCAACTACGCCTTCGGCAATGTCACCGGCGGCAAGTGCGCCATCGGCGACGCCTACGCCGACTACGACAAGGCGTACGACGCGGCGAGCAGCGTGGACGGCCAGGCCGACACCTGGGACGCGGGCGCCCTGCGCGGCAACTTCAACCAGCTCCGCAAGCTGAAGAAGCTCCACCCCGGCCTCAAGGTGCTGTGGTCCTTCGGCGGCTGGACCTGGTCCTCCGGGTTCACCGAGGCCGCCAAGAACCCCGCGGCCTTCGCGCAGTCCTGCTACGACCTGGTCGAGGACCCGCGTTGGGCGGATGTCTTCGACGGCATCGACATCGACTGGGAGTACCCCAACGCCTGCGGGCTGAGCTGTGACACCAGCGGCAAGGACGCCTTCAAGAACCTGATGGCCGCGATGCGCGCCAAGTTCGGTTCGTCCAATCTGGTGACCGCGGCGATCACGGCCGACGCCTCCTCCGGCGGCAAGATCGAGGCCGCCGACTACGCGGGCGCCGCGAGTTACGTCGACTGGTACAACCCGATGACGTACGACTTCTTCGGCGCATGGGCCGCGCAGGGCCCCACCGCCCCGCATTCGCCGCTCAACTCCTACAACGGCATTCCGCAGCAGGGCTTCGACACCGACGCCGCCATCACCAAGCTCAAGGGCGCCGGCATCCCGGCCTCGAAGCTGCTGCTGGGCATCGGCTTCTACGGACGCGGCTGGACCGGCGTCACCCAGGACGCCCCCGGCGGCACGGCGACCGGCGCCGCGCCCGGCACGTACGAGGCGGGCATCGAGGACTACAAGGTGCTCAAGAACTCCTGCCCGGCGACCGGCACGGTCGCGGGGACGGCCTACGCGCACTGCGGCAACCAGTGGTGGAGCTACGACACTCCCGCCACCATCGCCGGCAAGATGAACTACAAGCAGCAGCAGGGCCTGGGCGGCACCTTCTTCTGGGAGCTCAGCGGCGACACCACCAACGGTGAGCTGATCAAGTCCATCAGCTGA